A section of the Rhodospirillales bacterium genome encodes:
- the ftsA gene encoding cell division protein FtsA: protein MRHKPKPKGTIIAALDIGSTKIACFIGRVTDEQGGVSVIGIGHVASRGVKAGTVTDLLAAEESIRQAVHAAETMAVGEMKGYPLRDVVTGVPTMYTESHKTAIDIAMLGHEVGEGDIRRAIQRAQKQDQREGRTLIHAIAAGYAIDGHRGIEEPRGMAGQRLRVDVNVVTAESPALVNIARCVERTHLDIEALCVPPYAAGLSSLVADEMDLGCTVIDMGGGVTSFAVFREGAMIHAGAIPVGGAHVTNDVARGLNTRAQEAERIKILYGSALTSSTDDSELIDVPQLGEEEESQPNHIPRSYLVSIIQPRLEEVFEMVRARLDDSGLSAAMGRRVVLTGGAAQTPGMRDLAGMILGKQVRLGRPVRIKGLPDATSGPAFAATAGLLHYVCERADELPQYSGRHDAAEGTLVARAQRWLRENW from the coding sequence ATCAGGCACAAACCCAAGCCCAAGGGCACCATCATCGCGGCGCTGGACATCGGGTCCACGAAAATCGCCTGTTTCATCGGGCGGGTCACGGACGAGCAGGGCGGCGTTTCGGTCATCGGCATCGGGCATGTGGCGTCGCGTGGGGTCAAGGCGGGGACGGTCACCGACCTTCTGGCCGCCGAGGAATCGATCAGGCAGGCGGTTCACGCCGCCGAAACCATGGCGGTCGGCGAGATGAAGGGGTATCCGCTGCGCGACGTCGTGACCGGCGTGCCGACCATGTACACGGAAAGCCACAAGACCGCGATCGATATCGCGATGCTGGGTCACGAGGTGGGCGAGGGCGATATCCGCCGCGCGATCCAGCGGGCGCAGAAGCAAGACCAGCGCGAGGGGCGGACACTGATCCACGCCATCGCCGCCGGGTATGCCATCGACGGGCATCGCGGCATCGAGGAGCCGCGCGGCATGGCGGGGCAGCGCCTGCGCGTCGACGTCAACGTCGTGACCGCGGAAAGCCCGGCGCTGGTGAATATCGCCCGCTGCGTCGAACGCACGCATCTGGATATCGAGGCGCTGTGCGTGCCGCCTTATGCCGCGGGCCTGTCCAGTCTGGTCGCGGACGAGATGGACCTTGGCTGCACCGTCATCGACATGGGCGGCGGCGTGACCAGTTTTGCCGTGTTTCGCGAAGGCGCGATGATTCATGCCGGGGCGATTCCGGTGGGCGGCGCGCATGTGACCAACGACGTTGCGCGCGGCCTGAACACCCGCGCGCAGGAGGCCGAGCGCATCAAGATTTTGTATGGTTCGGCGCTTACGTCCTCCACCGACGATTCGGAACTGATCGATGTGCCGCAGCTGGGCGAGGAGGAAGAATCCCAGCCCAACCACATCCCGCGTTCGTATCTTGTTTCCATCATCCAGCCGCGGCTTGAGGAGGTATTCGAGATGGTGCGCGCGCGGCTTGACGATTCCGGGTTGAGCGCGGCGATGGGGCGGCGCGTGGTGCTGACCGGCGGCGCGGCCCAGACGCCGGGAATGCGCGATCTGGCCGGGATGATTCTGGGCAAGCAGGTGCGGCTGGGCCGTCCGGTGCGGATCAAGGGGCTGCCCGATGCAACGTCCGGACCGGCCTTCGCCGCCACGGCAGGGCTTTTGCATTATGTCTGCGAGCGGGCGGACGA
- a CDS encoding FtsQ-type POTRA domain-containing protein produces the protein MARGTRRAEMKARLTPRRLSWLGWFWGRVWFATKIAIAIVAVAGLLAWALAKGYVVAAGQWAESRIVAASADMGLRIDKVTVDGMRYVDPATLRRAIGVETGDALLGVDIAEARVRLVAIPWVRDAHLRRVWPDTLIVALDERVPAAIQGDAPGGPAVIDGTGVVLTHDDPARFGKLLMVAGAGAGPLAGALISLLNGQPELAVRVTRAALVSGRRWDLTLDNGTVLRLPDDDPGLALARAAQAQTEDHVFDQGYSGIDLRQKDRIILEGAPAKTPDALSKDGNHG, from the coding sequence ATGGCGCGCGGCACGCGCCGGGCGGAGATGAAGGCGCGCCTGACGCCGCGGCGCCTGAGCTGGCTTGGCTGGTTCTGGGGGCGGGTATGGTTCGCGACCAAGATCGCAATCGCGATCGTCGCCGTGGCCGGGCTTCTGGCCTGGGCTTTGGCCAAGGGATATGTCGTTGCCGCCGGGCAATGGGCAGAATCGCGCATCGTCGCGGCCAGCGCGGATATGGGCCTGCGTATCGACAAGGTCACGGTGGACGGGATGCGTTATGTCGATCCGGCGACTTTGCGCCGCGCGATCGGGGTCGAAACGGGCGACGCGCTTTTGGGCGTGGACATCGCGGAGGCGCGCGTGCGGCTGGTCGCGATACCGTGGGTGCGCGATGCGCATCTGCGCCGGGTGTGGCCGGATACACTGATCGTCGCGCTGGATGAACGCGTACCCGCCGCAATTCAAGGCGACGCGCCGGGTGGGCCCGCGGTGATCGACGGTACGGGCGTGGTGCTGACGCATGACGACCCGGCGCGGTTCGGCAAATTGCTGATGGTCGCAGGCGCGGGCGCGGGGCCGCTTGCGGGTGCGTTGATCTCGCTGTTGAACGGGCAGCCGGAGCTTGCGGTGCGCGTGACGCGCGCCGCGCTCGTTTCCGGGCGGCGGTGGGATCTTACGCTGGATAATGGTACGGTCCTGCGCCTGCCCGATGACGATCCGGGCCTTGCGCTTGCCCGCGCGGCGCAGGCACAGACGGAAGACCATGTGTTCGATCAAGGGTATTCGGGCATCGACCTGCGGCAGAAAGACCGCATCATTCTGGAAGGCGCGCCCGCAAAAACGCCGGATGCGCTATCAAAAGACGGGAATCACGGTTAA
- a CDS encoding D-alanine--D-alanine ligase has product MKKRIAVFIGGRSPEHDVSVVTGLQAFQALDRAKFDPFLVYVSLTGEWFVGSALEDRANYIPTPETRRMLTRVSLDSNADPMGRGHLIPEKKGLFGRAVPIDFDAALLAFHGLFGEDGGFQGMLESANVPYTGMRTMASAVLMDKAATKRVLAGTNVPQLPFAVIERPYDGMHVDAGAVAAQLGNIAFPVIVKPAHLGSSIGVGRATSAEEVAAMLPAIFALDHQAMVEPFVENLVEYNVAVSAVFGDLRTSAIERPKRASDLLDFKQKYMSGGGTKKAGGQKTPGQSSEGMLSLTRDINPDLPPGMAEKIRGWAEAVFRAVGGSGAPRLDFLSNEKTGEVWFNEANPCPGSLGFFLWEAAEKPVLYTAFLSALIAEAFALHARAQLPADPTLRDARLFARPFNC; this is encoded by the coding sequence ATGAAAAAGCGCATAGCGGTATTTATCGGCGGGCGAAGCCCGGAACACGATGTCAGTGTTGTTACAGGGCTTCAGGCGTTTCAGGCACTGGATCGGGCGAAATTCGACCCGTTTCTGGTTTATGTCAGCCTGACCGGGGAATGGTTCGTGGGTTCGGCCCTTGAGGATCGGGCGAATTACATCCCGACCCCGGAAACCCGCCGGATGCTTACCCGCGTCAGTCTGGACAGCAATGCCGACCCGATGGGGCGCGGGCATTTGATTCCTGAGAAGAAGGGGCTGTTCGGGCGGGCCGTGCCGATCGATTTTGATGCCGCGCTGCTGGCGTTTCACGGGCTGTTCGGCGAGGATGGCGGATTTCAGGGAATGCTTGAAAGCGCCAACGTACCCTATACCGGGATGCGGACCATGGCATCGGCGGTGTTGATGGACAAGGCCGCGACCAAGCGGGTGCTGGCGGGGACGAACGTGCCGCAGCTGCCCTTCGCGGTCATCGAACGGCCGTATGACGGGATGCATGTGGACGCCGGGGCGGTGGCGGCGCAGCTTGGCAACATCGCCTTCCCCGTCATCGTCAAACCCGCGCATCTGGGGTCGTCGATCGGGGTCGGGCGGGCGACCAGCGCCGAGGAGGTGGCGGCGATGCTGCCCGCGATCTTCGCGCTGGACCATCAGGCGATGGTCGAGCCGTTCGTCGAGAATTTGGTCGAATACAACGTCGCGGTCAGCGCGGTTTTCGGCGATCTGCGCACCAGCGCGATCGAGCGACCGAAACGCGCGAGCGATCTTCTGGACTTCAAGCAGAAATACATGTCGGGCGGCGGCACCAAAAAGGCGGGCGGGCAAAAGACGCCCGGTCAGTCGAGCGAGGGGATGCTGAGTCTGACGCGCGACATCAACCCCGACCTGCCGCCGGGCATGGCGGAAAAAATCCGCGGCTGGGCCGAGGCGGTGTTCCGCGCGGTCGGCGGCAGCGGCGCGCCGCGGCTGGATTTCCTGTCGAACGAAAAGACCGGCGAGGTCTGGTTCAACGAAGCCAATCCCTGCCCCGGCAGTCTGGGGTTCTTTTTGTGGGAGGCCGCGGAAAAGCCGGTTTTGTACACCGCGTTTTTAAGCGCGCTGATCGCCGAGGCGTTCGCGCTGCACGCGCGCGCGCAGCTTCCCGCCGATCCCACCTTGCGCGACGCGCGGCTGTTCGCGCGTCCGTTCAACTGTTAG
- a CDS encoding alpha/beta fold hydrolase, whose product MMNIRQIGTGPATIVWAHGWGHSGEAFAPLAQSLAGIATSYLIDFPGHGATPPPPEAWGTREFADAAAQFLKTLPAPAALWVGHSFGCRVGIQLAAHYPGLFRKLALIAPAGLRRRRTMFQKISHNARVYTFKTLKHMVPEGPRRDALRARFGSSDYRRAGVLRDSFVRIVNEDLGQEAEQIACPTLIVVGANDRDTPPEMAHRLHAKIHGSQLHVLDGFDHNGILGAGRHQVAALIQTFLDEA is encoded by the coding sequence ATGATGAATATAAGGCAAATCGGCACCGGCCCGGCGACAATCGTCTGGGCGCATGGCTGGGGACACAGCGGCGAGGCCTTCGCCCCGCTGGCGCAAAGCCTTGCGGGCATCGCCACCTCGTATCTGATCGATTTTCCCGGTCACGGCGCGACACCGCCCCCGCCGGAAGCGTGGGGCACACGCGAATTCGCCGACGCCGCCGCGCAATTCCTCAAAACCCTGCCCGCGCCGGCTGCGCTTTGGGTCGGGCACAGCTTCGGCTGCCGCGTCGGCATCCAGCTTGCCGCGCATTATCCCGGCCTATTCCGGAAACTGGCGCTGATCGCACCGGCGGGCCTGCGCCGCCGCCGCACCATGTTCCAGAAAATTTCGCACAACGCACGTGTCTACACCTTCAAGACGCTCAAGCACATGGTGCCGGAAGGCCCGCGCCGCGACGCGCTGCGCGCCCGTTTCGGGTCATCCGATTACCGCCGCGCGGGCGTTCTGCGCGATAGTTTCGTGCGCATCGTCAACGAGGATCTGGGGCAGGAGGCGGAGCAGATCGCCTGCCCCACCCTGATCGTCGTCGGCGCAAACGACCGCGATACGCCGCCGGAAATGGCGCACCGCCTGCATGCGAAAATCCACGGATCGCAGCTGCACGTGCTTGACGGCTTCGATCATAACGGCATTCTGGGGGCGGGCCGGCATCAGGTGGCGGCCCTGATCCAAACCTTTCTGGACGAGGCATGA
- a CDS encoding UDP-N-acetylmuramoyl-tripeptide--D-alanyl-D-alanine ligase, translated as MNTLADTILAIAFLFFAFRRTLTYLHIFQQDDYDPARFVQWLVRGRNFDRKASICALLLAVPALLLPIFAPFFDAIAALCIAIIGWVEPDPRLTGKKKLAMTARAARIAWIAEGVFALAAISLISMHVPLLPWVVMIQAVPFVLVFANLLAAPYEAQIQQRFWNEAHARLADLKPFTIGITGSFGKTSTKHILAHILSQFGPTLATPGSVNTAMGIARVVRETLTPHHKFFLCEMGAYGPGSIRALCDLAPPDAAVITALGHAHYERFRTLDAVARAKSELAESAFAHNGWAVIGSAVTEQDYARALVDEHRARVLLVGNRAGDDVRIRDVTQTQEGTTAHVDYKGATYALSAPLFGQHHADNMAIAFATACRIGMEPALVINALRTTPQIRHRLEVIYQTSGAIVIDDAYNANPAGFAAALEVLSLLGANRRRILISPGMIELGDAHATEHARIGALAAQHADIFLPVSPMRITAMVESFRAAAPQKPVIPCRTFADAQKWLGDNMAYNDIVLLENDLPDLYERKLNL; from the coding sequence ATGAACACGCTGGCCGACACCATTCTTGCGATCGCGTTTCTATTTTTCGCGTTTCGCCGCACCCTGACCTACCTGCACATCTTCCAGCAGGACGATTACGACCCCGCGCGCTTCGTGCAATGGCTGGTCCGCGGCCGCAATTTCGACCGCAAGGCGTCGATCTGCGCGCTGCTGCTTGCGGTTCCGGCACTGCTGCTGCCTATTTTCGCGCCGTTTTTCGACGCCATCGCCGCCCTGTGCATCGCGATCATCGGCTGGGTCGAACCCGATCCGCGCCTGACCGGCAAAAAGAAACTGGCCATGACCGCGCGCGCCGCGCGTATCGCCTGGATTGCCGAAGGGGTCTTCGCGCTGGCCGCGATTTCGTTGATTTCCATGCACGTACCGTTGCTGCCGTGGGTCGTGATGATTCAGGCCGTGCCCTTCGTGCTGGTCTTCGCCAACCTGCTCGCCGCCCCGTACGAGGCGCAGATCCAGCAACGTTTCTGGAACGAGGCGCATGCAAGGCTGGCCGATCTCAAACCCTTCACCATCGGCATCACCGGTTCGTTCGGCAAGACCTCGACCAAGCACATCCTCGCCCACATCCTCTCGCAATTCGGGCCGACTTTGGCCACGCCCGGTTCGGTCAACACCGCGATGGGCATCGCCCGCGTCGTGCGCGAAACCCTGACCCCGCATCATAAATTCTTTCTTTGTGAAATGGGCGCCTACGGCCCCGGATCAATCCGCGCGCTGTGCGATCTGGCCCCGCCCGACGCCGCGGTGATTACCGCTCTGGGCCACGCGCATTACGAACGCTTCCGGACCCTGGATGCCGTCGCCCGCGCCAAAAGCGAACTGGCCGAATCCGCTTTCGCCCACAATGGCTGGGCGGTGATCGGTTCCGCCGTCACGGAACAGGACTATGCCCGCGCGCTGGTCGACGAACATCGCGCCCGTGTGCTGCTGGTCGGCAACCGGGCGGGCGACGACGTACGCATCCGCGACGTCACGCAGACACAAGAAGGCACGACCGCGCATGTCGATTACAAGGGCGCGACCTATGCCCTAAGCGCGCCGCTTTTCGGCCAGCACCACGCCGACAACATGGCCATCGCATTCGCCACTGCCTGCCGCATCGGTATGGAACCGGCGCTGGTGATCAATGCCCTGCGCACCACGCCGCAGATCCGCCACCGCCTCGAAGTCATCTATCAGACCTCCGGCGCGATCGTGATCGACGACGCCTACAACGCCAACCCCGCCGGATTCGCCGCCGCGCTAGAGGTACTTTCCCTGCTCGGCGCCAATCGCCGCCGCATCCTGATCTCGCCCGGCATGATCGAACTGGGCGACGCGCACGCCACCGAACACGCGCGCATCGGCGCGCTTGCGGCCCAACACGCCGATATTTTCCTGCCCGTGTCCCCGATGCGCATCACCGCAATGGTGGAATCGTTCCGCGCCGCCGCCCCGCAAAAGCCGGTCATCCCCTGCCGTACCTTCGCCGATGCCCAGAAATGGCTTGGCGACAATATGGCCTATAACGACATCGTGCTGCTGGAAAACGATCTGCCCGATCTGTACGAGCGTAAACTCAATCTCTAA
- the murB gene encoding UDP-N-acetylmuramate dehydrogenase → MSDLAGRLPKVRGRYTADAPLGATTWFRCGGNAQMLFKPEDEADLSAFLSGLPDDVPVTVLGVCSNTIVRDGGIPGVVIRLGGAFADIAVEPDSGAVRAGAAALDANVAAAAGRAGRAGLEFLSGIPGTVGGALRMNAGAYGAEIKDVLIEARGVDRAGQAHAFDPAGMGLGYRHCSVPEDVIFTGARLRTIAGDPTEIAARMRGIKDQRQATQPQARTGGSTFANPTADALAALGLEPMKAWQMIDKAGCRGLKIGGAQMAELHCNFMINTGDATSSDLEALGEEVRRRVKDLFGYELRWEIRRIGVPADMATHGQA, encoded by the coding sequence GTGAGCGATCTGGCGGGCCGCTTGCCGAAGGTGCGCGGGCGCTATACGGCGGATGCGCCGCTGGGCGCGACGACGTGGTTTCGTTGCGGCGGAAATGCACAGATGTTGTTCAAGCCGGAGGACGAGGCGGATTTGTCCGCGTTCCTTTCCGGTTTGCCGGACGACGTGCCGGTTACGGTTCTTGGCGTGTGTTCCAATACGATCGTGCGCGACGGCGGGATTCCCGGCGTGGTTATCCGGCTGGGCGGCGCGTTCGCGGACATCGCGGTGGAGCCGGATAGCGGGGCGGTGCGCGCGGGGGCGGCGGCGCTGGATGCCAATGTGGCGGCGGCGGCAGGGCGCGCCGGTCGCGCGGGGCTTGAATTTCTTTCGGGGATTCCGGGGACGGTCGGCGGGGCGCTGCGCATGAACGCAGGCGCCTATGGCGCCGAGATTAAAGACGTGTTGATCGAGGCGCGCGGCGTCGATCGCGCGGGGCAGGCGCATGCGTTCGATCCCGCCGGGATGGGCTTGGGTTATCGGCACTGCAGCGTGCCGGAGGACGTGATTTTCACCGGCGCGCGGTTGCGCACCATCGCGGGCGACCCCACCGAGATCGCGGCGCGGATGCGTGGGATCAAGGATCAACGTCAGGCGACGCAGCCGCAGGCGCGCACCGGCGGGTCAACCTTCGCCAACCCGACCGCCGACGCGTTGGCCGCGCTGGGGCTTGAGCCGATGAAGGCGTGGCAGATGATCGACAAGGCGGGGTGCCGGGGCCTTAAAATCGGCGGCGCGCAGATGGCCGAACTGCACTGCAATTTCATGATCAACACGGGTGATGCAACCTCGTCCGACCTTGAGGCGTTGGGCGAGGAGGTGCGGCGGCGGGTCAAAGACCTGTTCGGTTACGAACTGCGCTGGGAGATCAGGCGCATCGGCGTGCCCGCCGACATGGCTACGCACGGACAGGCGTAA
- a CDS encoding UDP-N-acetylmuramate--L-alanine ligase, whose product MSFMPRNIGMLHFVGIGGIGMSGIAEMLMGLGYQVQGSDAVEGANTRRLAEKGIGVMIGHHAANLMTATGAMPAAVVVSSAIKPDNPELEEAVRRNIPVVHRAEMLAELMRLKWSIGIAGTHGKTTTTSMVGAMLEAGGMDPTVINGGIVNSYGTNTRQGGSQWMVVETDESDGSFISLPLNAGVITNIDPEHLDHYGSFAALKAAFAMFVQNLPFYGFAVLCADHRDVRELIPQLSNRRLITYGFAPDAQVRASDVQLRADGAVFDITVAGCVVKGDDRVFKGVRINVPGRHNVQNSLAAVAVGLALGMDEAGIRKGLEGFAGVKRRFTNAGQAGGVTVIDDYAHHPVEIRTVLATARTVQAESGGRVIAVMQPHRYTRLANLIDDFAACFVDADSVFIADVYAAGEKPIEGADRDHLVAAARARGHEDVSALESPDMLAAILADKVRPGDMVVCLGAGSITNWAHALPGQLEPLLAKDKAA is encoded by the coding sequence ATGAGTTTCATGCCACGCAATATCGGGATGCTGCATTTCGTCGGAATCGGCGGGATCGGCATGTCAGGGATTGCCGAGATGCTGATGGGCCTGGGATATCAGGTGCAGGGGTCGGACGCGGTGGAGGGCGCGAATACGCGCAGGCTGGCGGAAAAGGGCATCGGCGTGATGATCGGCCACCATGCCGCGAACCTGATGACCGCGACGGGCGCGATGCCTGCGGCGGTCGTGGTGTCGAGCGCGATCAAGCCCGACAATCCGGAACTTGAAGAAGCCGTGCGCCGCAACATCCCGGTCGTGCACAGGGCGGAGATGCTGGCCGAGCTGATGCGCCTGAAATGGTCGATCGGCATTGCCGGCACGCACGGCAAGACGACCACGACGTCGATGGTCGGCGCGATGCTGGAGGCCGGGGGAATGGACCCCACGGTCATCAACGGCGGGATCGTCAATTCTTACGGCACCAACACGCGGCAGGGCGGGTCGCAGTGGATGGTGGTGGAAACCGACGAAAGCGACGGTTCGTTCATATCCCTGCCGCTCAATGCCGGGGTGATCACCAATATCGACCCGGAGCATCTGGATCATTACGGATCGTTCGCCGCGTTGAAGGCCGCGTTCGCGATGTTCGTCCAGAACCTGCCGTTTTACGGGTTCGCGGTTTTGTGCGCGGACCACCGCGACGTGCGCGAGCTGATCCCGCAGCTTTCCAACCGACGGCTGATCACCTATGGCTTTGCGCCGGACGCGCAGGTGCGGGCGAGTGACGTGCAGTTGCGCGCGGACGGGGCGGTGTTCGACATCACGGTCGCGGGTTGCGTGGTCAAGGGCGACGACCGGGTTTTCAAAGGTGTGCGCATCAACGTGCCGGGGCGGCACAACGTGCAGAATTCGTTGGCCGCCGTCGCGGTCGGTCTTGCGCTGGGTATGGACGAGGCGGGGATTCGCAAAGGGCTTGAAGGCTTCGCCGGGGTGAAGCGACGCTTTACCAATGCCGGTCAGGCGGGCGGCGTCACCGTGATCGATGATTACGCGCACCATCCGGTCGAGATCCGCACCGTGCTTGCGACCGCGCGCACGGTACAGGCGGAAAGCGGCGGGCGCGTCATCGCGGTGATGCAGCCGCACCGTTATACGCGGCTTGCCAATCTGATCGACGATTTCGCCGCGTGTTTCGTGGATGCGGATTCGGTTTTTATCGCCGACGTGTATGCCGCCGGGGAAAAGCCGATCGAGGGCGCGGATCGCGACCATCTGGTCGCGGCGGCGCGCGCGCGCGGGCACGAAGATGTCAGCGCGCTGGAAAGTCCGGACATGCTGGCCGCGATTTTGGCCGACAAGGTGCGGCCCGGCGACATGGTGGTATGCCTTGGCGCGGGCAGCATTACGAACTGGGCGCATGCGCTGCCCGGTCAACTTGAGCCGCTTCTGGCCAAGGACAAGGCCGCGTGA
- the murG gene encoding undecaprenyldiphospho-muramoylpentapeptide beta-N-acetylglucosaminyltransferase produces the protein MTSAGSRPQAANSKGPVVLSAGGTGGHMFPAFALARALLVRGVKVQLVTDLRGARYRDQYPDIPFQMVRAETLRSGFVAKIRFVIDLLVGIGQAMRFLRALRPRAVVGFGGYPSFPAVIAAHFLKIPVLLHEQNAVLGRANRVLAGQAKAIALSLPNVESLPEKWRAKTIVTGNPVRAEIAESRPYAAPGAGPEDRLRVLILGGSQGASVFSRLMPEAVALLPEALRRRLDVVQQCRAADIGMCRHAYDVAGVKVRLESFVTDVPQQLAACHLLVSRSGASTVSEAAVAGRPALFIPYPHHADQQQRANAMVLVRAGAAKMLDQKGLTAQILAKELESLLENPAELAAMAGAARAALGADAAKRLADAILAL, from the coding sequence ATGACTTCCGCTGGAAGCCGGCCACAAGCGGCGAATTCTAAAGGGCCGGTCGTTTTAAGCGCCGGGGGCACGGGCGGACATATGTTTCCGGCCTTCGCGCTGGCGCGCGCGCTTCTGGTACGCGGGGTCAAGGTGCAGTTGGTTACCGATTTGCGCGGGGCGCGGTATCGCGACCAGTATCCGGACATTCCGTTCCAGATGGTGCGGGCGGAAACGCTGCGTTCCGGTTTCGTCGCAAAAATCCGGTTCGTGATCGATCTTCTGGTTGGCATCGGCCAGGCGATGCGCTTCCTGCGTGCGTTGCGTCCGCGCGCGGTGGTCGGTTTCGGCGGGTATCCGTCCTTTCCGGCGGTGATCGCCGCGCATTTTTTGAAAATTCCGGTGTTGTTGCACGAACAAAACGCCGTGCTGGGCCGTGCCAACCGGGTATTGGCGGGGCAGGCGAAGGCGATTGCGTTGTCCCTGCCCAATGTGGAGAGCTTGCCGGAAAAATGGCGCGCAAAGACCATCGTCACCGGCAATCCGGTGCGCGCGGAAATCGCTGAATCCAGACCGTATGCCGCGCCGGGGGCGGGGCCGGAGGACCGGCTGCGGGTGTTGATTTTGGGGGGGTCGCAGGGGGCGAGCGTGTTTTCCCGGCTGATGCCGGAGGCGGTCGCGCTGTTGCCGGAAGCCTTGCGCCGGCGTCTGGATGTCGTGCAGCAATGCCGCGCCGCGGATATCGGGATGTGCCGCCATGCCTATGACGTGGCGGGGGTGAAAGTACGGCTGGAAAGTTTTGTCACCGACGTGCCGCAGCAGCTTGCCGCCTGCCATCTTCTGGTGTCGCGTTCGGGTGCAAGCACGGTCAGCGAGGCGGCGGTGGCCGGAAGGCCGGCTTTGTTCATCCCGTATCCGCACCATGCCGACCAGCAGCAGCGCGCCAATGCCATGGTGCTGGTGCGCGCGGGGGCCGCGAAAATGCTCGATCAAAAGGGCCTGACGGCGCAGATTCTGGCGAAAGAGCTTGAATCGCTGCTGGAAAATCCGGCAGAGTTGGCCGCCATGGCCGGGGCGGCGCGCGCGGCGCTTGGCGCGGATGCCGCCAAACGCCTTGCGGATGCCATTTTAGCCCTTTAG
- a CDS encoding cell division protein FtsW: protein MSLFSDQERSRVARWWWSVDRPLLAAMLALAVLGIGLVTTASPPVAIRIGVAPTHFIVRHIMFLLPSLGVMFLCSMLSPKQIWRLATVLFAVGCLGIVMTLLHGTQIKGATRWVSLFGFSIQPSEFVKPCFVVVAGWLLARQKTMEGFPGLLLASGLYGMVVLLLMAQPDLGMTVVVSATFFAMIFLAGCPLRYIFIMLVGGLLALVAVYYTFDHVHSRIDRFLDPSSGDTYQVDRSLEAFANGGLFGTGPGGGQVKKQLPDAHADFIFAVAAEELGLIFTILLMGVYVFIVLRGFARLRNGNSVFAMLGGGGLLVMIGVQACIHMGSSTEILPAKGMTLPLISYGGSSLVAVGMTMGMILALTKGQGTRRHDFRWKPATSGEF from the coding sequence ATGTCATTGTTTTCGGATCAGGAACGTTCGCGCGTGGCGCGGTGGTGGTGGTCGGTCGACCGGCCCCTGCTGGCGGCGATGCTGGCGCTTGCGGTTCTGGGCATCGGGCTGGTGACGACGGCCAGTCCGCCGGTCGCAATACGCATCGGGGTCGCGCCCACGCATTTCATCGTCCGTCACATCATGTTCCTGCTGCCGTCTTTGGGTGTCATGTTCCTGTGTTCGATGCTCAGCCCCAAACAGATCTGGCGGCTGGCCACGGTGTTGTTCGCCGTGGGATGTCTGGGCATCGTCATGACGCTGTTACACGGCACGCAGATCAAGGGCGCGACGCGGTGGGTGTCGCTGTTCGGGTTTTCGATCCAACCGTCGGAATTCGTCAAGCCGTGTTTTGTCGTGGTCGCGGGGTGGCTTCTGGCGCGGCAGAAAACCATGGAAGGTTTTCCCGGCCTGCTGCTGGCTTCGGGGCTTTACGGCATGGTCGTGCTGCTTTTGATGGCGCAGCCCGATCTGGGGATGACGGTGGTGGTCAGCGCGACGTTCTTCGCCATGATCTTTCTGGCCGGGTGCCCCTTGCGTTACATTTTCATCATGCTGGTGGGCGGGTTGCTGGCGCTGGTCGCGGTGTATTACACGTTCGACCACGTCCATTCGCGCATCGACCGGTTCCTCGATCCCAGCAGCGGGGACACGTATCAGGTCGATCGGTCGCTGGAGGCGTTCGCCAATGGCGGGCTGTTCGGCACCGGGCCGGGCGGCGGGCAGGTCAAAAAGCAATTGCCGGACGCGCACGCGGATTTCATTTTCGCGGTGGCCGCCGAGGAATTGGGGCTTATATTCACGATATTACTGATGGGGGTTTACGTCTTCATCGTGCTGCGCGGGTTTGCGCGGCTTCGGAATGGCAATTCCGTCTTCGCCATGCTGGGCGGGGGCGGGTTGCTGGTGATGATCGGGGTGCAGGCCTGCATCCATATGGGATCATCGACCGAAATCCTGCCTGCCAAGGGCATGACCCTGCCGTTGATTTCGTATGGCGGGTCGTCGCTGGTGGCGGTGGGGATGACGATGGGCATGATCCTCGCGCTGACCAAGGGACAGGGGACAAGGCGTCATGACTTCCGCTGGAAGCCGGCCACAAGCGGCGAATTCTAA